The Halosimplex litoreum genome has a window encoding:
- a CDS encoding DUF7118 family protein produces MSDAAFDPATDDPRAVAADLVADLREARQALQRARDRVDEVGESELQAVADADDDLTTLFDRYEEEVTGDGDFKTFIEFQSQIAAITEELPEDVRHREVFEEVDDLLQQRRLTESDWRKVRSALEPVRADVARLDDREEARERYADVRFSAERRIDDLADRIDDLSDLQRLGDADLDAPTERLRDPIEAYNDRVADAFADFRSSASARDLLAFVAKADAYPLVPFESPPADLREYVETHAAGEQSVGQLLEYAEYSKSKLDHYVDDSDALKRNVSTQRTYLRRLDAEPLTVDWPPVGAETLRYRARELTSVVARFADHVDEGEATLVALREVRELPRETDYDRLRDSAQARAQLGTEERERLSSGAVDDELAACRAAKEQLEAALEEYPAL; encoded by the coding sequence ATGAGCGACGCCGCCTTCGACCCCGCGACCGACGACCCCCGCGCCGTCGCCGCCGACCTCGTCGCCGACCTGCGCGAGGCTCGCCAGGCCCTCCAGCGCGCTCGCGACCGCGTCGACGAGGTCGGCGAGTCCGAGTTGCAGGCGGTGGCCGACGCCGACGACGACCTCACGACGCTGTTCGACCGCTACGAGGAGGAAGTCACCGGCGACGGCGACTTCAAGACGTTCATCGAGTTCCAGAGCCAGATCGCCGCGATCACCGAGGAACTGCCCGAGGACGTGCGCCACCGCGAGGTCTTCGAGGAGGTCGACGACCTGCTCCAGCAGCGCCGGCTCACCGAGTCCGACTGGCGCAAGGTCCGCTCGGCGCTCGAACCCGTCCGCGCGGACGTGGCCCGTCTCGACGACCGCGAGGAGGCCCGCGAACGCTACGCGGACGTCCGCTTTTCCGCCGAGCGCCGTATCGACGACCTCGCCGACCGCATCGACGACCTGTCGGACCTGCAGCGGCTGGGCGACGCCGACCTCGACGCCCCGACCGAGCGCCTGCGCGACCCCATCGAGGCCTACAACGACCGCGTCGCCGACGCCTTCGCCGACTTCCGCTCGTCGGCGAGCGCTCGGGATCTGCTGGCGTTCGTCGCGAAGGCCGACGCCTACCCGCTCGTCCCCTTCGAGTCGCCCCCCGCCGACCTCCGGGAGTACGTCGAGACCCACGCGGCCGGCGAGCAATCCGTCGGGCAACTGCTGGAGTACGCCGAGTACTCGAAGTCGAAGCTGGACCACTACGTCGACGACTCCGACGCGCTCAAACGGAACGTCTCGACCCAGCGGACGTACCTGCGGCGGCTGGACGCCGAGCCTCTGACCGTCGACTGGCCGCCCGTCGGGGCCGAGACGCTCCGCTATCGGGCGCGGGAGCTGACCAGCGTCGTCGCCCGCTTCGCCGACCACGTCGACGAGGGTGAGGCGACACTCGTGGCGCTTCGCGAGGTGCGCGAGCTACCTCGCGAGACCGACTACGACCGACTTCGCGACAGTGCGCAGGCCCGCGCCCAGCTGGGTACCGAGGAGCGCGAGCGACTGTCGAGCGGCGCGGTCGACGACGAACTGGCCGCGTGTCGTGCTGCGAAAGAGCAGCTGGAAGCGGCGCTGGAGGAGTATCCTGCGCTTTGA